The proteins below are encoded in one region of Synchiropus splendidus isolate RoL2022-P1 chromosome 13, RoL_Sspl_1.0, whole genome shotgun sequence:
- the tfr1a gene encoding transferrin receptor 1a — MDQARSTISKIFNGEPHSYTRFNLTQNMEGDNSHVEMKLPTDMDEEAGANSAMENLNHNSNRKSYVVYKNGRTPKNIIFFAAIAVLIFLIGYLISYGIHGKKKPAPSFPPPVYIEGPDVPRAVAPFMNWNNVKALLSQSLRTADLERTFSEYLSSDHRAGSEGDYTLGNKVMERFQAYGMAPWTDEHFIKVQDPPISGSNKIIFKGSEQPLTGFLSYSATGSVTGGALYAHYGRDDDFGLLRDKNINMTGRVVLVRAGKISFAEKVANAAKVNAVAVLIYKDQSEYSIGDAEVYGHVHLGSGDPYTPGFPSFNHTQFPPIQSSGLPKILAQTITQKTAMNILNQMGGENWPRDWGSYNRLGLQDDAITVQVNNVLTEKKIHNVFGVIKGYVDPDRYVIIGARRDAWEAGFAASTVGTSVLVELARCITETVKNGFKPRRSIVFASWSAGEYGSVGATEWLEGYLTSLSMKAFSYINLDGIVTGNAMFKVSASPLMYSLIEKTLKEVKVEGVDSSMLSAYGKGNWAANVLEPLTMDDASYPFIAFSGIPSLSFRFTKNDIDYPFFGTRLDTQERLNMELSNQTPLLAQRAARFAGHIALRMVHDHLLPLDLQKYDVVIRSQVSEIYKKVKAIQRLPRKILPKALTVQWLSTASSAYNQAARKLENYVENSNLEDIEMCRNINDQVMMVERNFLSSFVSARDTPFRHILLGSGPHTLKGLSNHLDALSLDNPEADADLFQTQFALATWTIQGCANALAGSIWSLNEV; from the exons ATGGACCAAGCAAGGTCTACCATATCTAAAATT TTCAATGGGGAGCCGCACTCCTACACACGATTCAATCTGACCCAGAACATGGAGGGTGACAACAGCCATGTGGAGATGAAGCTGCCCACCGACATGGACGAGGAAGCCGGGGCGAACAGCGCCATGGAGAACCTGAACCACAACTCAAACCGCAAATCCTACGTGGTTTACAAGAATGGACGCACACCAAAGAACATCATCTTCTTCGCAGCCATCGCTGTGCTCATCTTTTTGATAG GTTATTTGATCTCATATGGGATTCATGGGAAAAAGAAGCCAGCGCCCAGCTTTCCTCCACCCGTGTATATTGAAGGGCCCGATGTACCGCGCGCCGTCGCACCCTTCATGAATTGGAACAATGTCAAAGCCCTGTTATCCCAAAGCCTCCGCACCGCAGACCTTGAAAGGACCTTCAG tGAGTATCTGAGCTCGGACCACAGAGCTGGTTCAGAGGGGGACTACACTCTGGGCAACAAGGTCATGGAGAGGTTCCAAGCGTACGGCATGGCACCCTGGACCGACGAGCATTTCATCAAGGTCCAGGACCCGCCGATATCTGGCTCcaacaaaatcattttcaagGGGAGTGAGCAACCGCTCACTGGGTTTCTGTCCTACAGCGCCACTGGATCTGTCACG GGAGGTGCTTTGTATGCGCACTACGGACGAGATGATGACTTCGGCCTGCTGCgagacaaaaacatcaacatgaCTGGAAGGGTGGTGCTGGTCCGAGCTGGGAAGATCAGCTTTGCTGAAAAG GTAGCGAACGCTGCGAAAGTGAATGCCGTTGCGGTGTTGATCTACAAGGACCAGAGTGAATACTCCATTGGTGACGCTGAAGTCTATGGACAT GTCCACCTGGGCTCTGGAGATCCCTACACCCCCGGCTTCCCGTCATTCAACCACACCCAGTTTCCTCCCATCCAGTCGTCAGGCCTGCCCAAAATCTTGGCCCAGACCATCACTCAAAAAACAGCAATGAACATCCTCAA CCAGATGGGAGGTGAGAATTGGCCACGCGACTGGGGCAGCTACAACCGGCTGGGACTGCAGGACGACGCCATCACGGTGCAGGTCAACAATGTTCTGACAGAGAAAAAGATCCATAATGTTTTTGGCGTCATCAAGGGCTATGTCGACCCAG ATCGATACGTGATCATTGGCGCTCGGAGGGATGCATGGGAGGCAGGGTTTGCTGCGTCCACAGTCGGAACCAGCGTCCTAGTTGAGCTGGCCCGCTGCATCACTGAAACGGTGAAGAACG GGTTTAAACCAAGGAGGAGCATAGTCTTCGCAAGTTGGAGTGCAGGAGAATACGGCAGCGTTGGCGCCACCGAGTGGTTGGAG ggaTATCTGACCTCTCTTAGCATGAAAGCCTTCTCCTACATCAACCTGGATGGGATTGTGActg GTAATGCAATGTTCAAAGTCTCAGCCAGTCCTCTCATGTATAGCCTGATTGAAAAGACTCTCAAAGAG GTTAAAGTTGAAGGGGTAGATTCGTCCATGCTCTCTGCGTATGGAAAAGGCAACTGGGCAGCAAATGT ATTGGAGCCTCTTACAATGGACGATGCTTCCTATCCTTTCATCGCATTCTCAGGCATCCCCTCCTTGTCTTTCCGGTTTACAAAAAACGACATT GATTACCCGTTCTTTGGTACCCGGCTGGAcacccaggagagactcaacaTGGAGCTGTCTAATCAGACGCCACTGCTGGCTCAAAGAGCCGCCCGCTTTGCTGGTCACATCGCTCTGAGGATGGTCCACGACCATCTGTTGCCACTGGACCTCCAGAAGTATGACGTGGTCATCCGCAGTCAAGTGTCGGAGATCTACAAAAAAGTCAAGGCAATTCAGAGG CTGCCCCGGAAGATTCTCCCCAAGGCTCTGACGGTGCAGTGGTTGAGCACGGCATCAAGTGCTTACAATCAAGCGGCTCGCAAATTGGAAAATTATGTTGAGAACAGCAACCTGGAGGACATTGAGATGTGCCGCAATATCAATGATCAAGTCATGATG GTGGAGAGGAACTTCCTGTCGTCGTTCGTTTCCGCCAGAGACACTCCGTTCCGCCACATCCTGCTCGGCTCAGGTCCGCACACTCTCAAAGGGTTGAGCAACCACCTGGACGCTCTCAGCCTGGACAACCCTGAAGCTGACGCCGACCTTTTCCAAACTCAGTTTGCTCTGGCGACCTGGACCATCCAGGGCTGCGCCAACGCTCTAGCTGGGAGCATCTGGTCTCtgaatgaagtttaa